From the Daucus carota subsp. sativus chromosome 8, DH1 v3.0, whole genome shotgun sequence genome, one window contains:
- the LOC135148467 gene encoding uncharacterized protein LOC135148467: MLFVDDIVLVAESWTEVNVNLERWRTLLEGYGLRLSRSKTEYLWANFSVEIHEEDVAVCIAEARVPQTNTFKYLGSIIQSNGDISADLTHRILTGWLRLRSATGVLCDKNVPLKLKGKFYRVAIRPSLLYGSECWPLRKVQERRLETAEMRMLRWICGNTMTDHIPSVTFRRLLGVEPISKKIREGRLRWYGHVRRKCNSAPVRRVEHLSVRGKRKRGRPRRMWSDQLSLDLGALNLTRI, from the coding sequence ATGCtttttgttgatgatattgtatTAGTAGCTGAGTCTTGGACCGAGGTTAATGTCAACCTCGAACGGTGGCGTACATTGCTAGAGGGTTATGGATTGCGATTGAGCCGTTCTAAAACTGAGTATTTATGGGCCAATTTCAGTGTGGAGATTCATGAGGAGGATGTAGCTGTATGCATCGCGGAGGCCCGTGTACCACAAACGaatacttttaaatatttggGTTCGATCATTCAGAGTAATGGTGATATTTCTGCGGATTTGACTCATCGTATTTTGACAGGATGGTTACGCTTGAGGTCTGCTACTGGTGTGTTGTGTGACAAAAATGTACCGTTGAAGTTGAAGGGTAAATTTTATCGGGTGGCAATTAGACCGTCATTACTATATGGTTCTGAGTGTTGGCCATTGCGAAAAGTTCAGGAGCGTCGACTAGAGACAGCAGAAATGCGCATGTTGCGTTGGATTTGTGGTAACACCATGACAGATCATATACCGAGTGTTACTTTTCGCCGTCTTTTAGGTGTTGAGCCTATCTCTAAGAAAATAAGGGAGGGGCGTTTACGTTGGTATGGACATGTTAGGCGTAAATGTAATTCAGCGCCGGTTCGAAGAGTTGAACACTTATCGGTTCGGGGCAAGAGAAAGAGAGGTCGGCCCCGTCGCATGTGGTctgatcaattaagtttggacTTGGGAGCCCTAAATCTCACGAGGATATGA
- the LOC108199422 gene encoding U-box domain-containing protein 36: MMSSSTSSRVSEIEEDEWYSRSEELFEIKHLESINEESGKEVEEDVVYVALLGTGSHDMDALVWTLNHLLHPFSSSLVNLIHVFPQLHYIPTPLGKLPISQVNPEQKERYMIQERGKRREFLQKFLDICSVSKVKVETILIESDMEAKALLDLIPVLYVKKLVLGAPKSSLRKLRSGKGNETVDQVVQNVPEFCELHIICEGKQVVLEKLTLESPSSGVIHNINTVDNKNNNNDVSENFMEDQMQNNASFACSCFTPKARA, from the exons ATGATGAGCAGCAGCACTAGCAGTAGAGTGAGCGAGATCGAAGAAGATGAATGGTACAGCAGGAGTGAGGAGCTGTTCGAGATCAAGCATTTAGAATCCATCAACGAAGAATCAGGAAAAGAAGTCGAAGAAGATGTTGTTTATGTAGCATTACTTGGGACTGGTAGTCATGACATGGATGCTCTTGTTTGGACACTCAACCATCTTCTTCATCCTTTCTCTTCCTCTCTTGTCAATCTCATCCATGTTTTTCCTCAGCTTCACTACATCCCTACTCCAT TAGGAAAGCTTCCGATAAGCCAGGTGAATCCGGAGCAGAAGGAGAGGTACATGATTCAAGAGAGAGGCAAGAGGAGAGAGTTTCTTCAGAAGTTTTTGGATATCTGCTCTGTTTCAAAG GTTAAAGTGGAAACCATATTGATTGAAAGTGACATGGAAGCAAAAGCCTTGCTAGATCTCATTCCTGTTCTTTACGTCAAGAAATTGGTCCTAGGAGCCCCCAAATCCAGTTTAAG GAAACTGAGGTCTGGAAAAGGAAATGAGACGGTTGATCAGGTGGTACAAAATGTACCTGAATTCTGTGAGCTTCACATCATATGTGAAGGGAAACAAGTGGTGCTTGAGAAGCTAACACTTGAATCTCCCTCTTCAGGAGTCATCCACAATATTAATACTGTGGACAATAAGAACAATAACAATGATGTTTCCGAAAACTTTATGGAAGATCAGATGCAAAACAACGCCTCCTTCGCATGCAGTTGTTTTACACCTAAAGCAAGAGCTTGA
- the LOC108199423 gene encoding uncharacterized protein LOC108199423 isoform X2: protein MLGVSYGQLLLLIGAVVAFTGPKDFPRVSRLAGRMAGRAIGYVQLARGQFDVIMHQSQAQQVHKELKDTMAQLEAIRHEIRTVSFMNPGQLTTRLVDNLDQTTAANESTESEKVITENVSRTTTPKDSGLKASSSFNIHSKATASSSFDIYSKATAYASLAESSALNSGPGTSDISDKSGLLAVLPVSAESAGLLPNRKGTVSGSDLVLEAIVEAEVANNAKEFFAQPQNQLKPE from the exons GCCCAAAGGACTTCCCCCGTGTATCGAGATTAGCAGGGAGGATGGCTGGTCGTGCCATTGGTTATGTTCAATTAGCTCGTGGTCAGTTTGATGTTATAATGCACCAGTCTCAAGCTCAGCAG GTGCATAAAGAACTAAAAGATACAATGGCTCAATTGGAAGCTATACGTCATGAAATTAGAACCGTCTCTTTTATGAATCCTGGTCAATTGACGACAAGACTGGTAGATAATCTTGATCAGACAACCGCAGCAAATG AAAGCACAGAATCAGAAAAAGTAATAACAGAGAACGTATCAAGGACAACTACTCCCAAG GATTCTGGTTTAAAAGCCTCAAGCTCGTTTAATATCCATAGCAAAGCAACTGCCTCAAGCTCGTTTGATATATACAGCAAAGCAACGGCTTATGCAAGTTTGGCTGAATCCTCTGCTTTAAATTCTGGGCCTGGGACTAGTGATATAAGTGATAAATCTGGTCTTCTTGCCGTCCTTCCTGTATCAGCAGAAAGTGCTGGATTGCTACCAAATCGCAAGG GAACTGTCAGTGGATCTGACCTAGTTTTGGAAGCTATTGTAGAGGCAGAGGTGGCAAACAATGCAAAAGAATTCTTTGCACAACCTCAAAATCAATTGAAACCGGAGTAA
- the LOC108199421 gene encoding uncharacterized protein LOC108199421 isoform X2, which translates to MLLLPFSGLSSQKMTCSIADASMGSSISGICRPGFDLNGDHTRKKKGEFRLFALADPPAYTEKFSPPNFYQEVLKVAREKFTQEISFRSKDKDISLAKALLYVGAENEAFVAYNREMDACSLQNERRGASGASSSPKWDTIDDMPLDGKTISQWLEELDAIAKEVQAELVSRDIGCHLVEVLEAVNIVLFESRGFERSPVIVDSKCSYMHTVLSSGRGSAIMLSIIYIEVCRRLNLNIVGSRVGEEFLIWPQTGNPEELFKISSGRSLFGVVNGSCVADPRSKASDLNSDSLSGLDIATNRDIIGIALANLIRLHWKRASRTNHGLMLTSPLRRVNDTNDKFNKSDSSNVPLLRPRDLRFKMLILQDWLEKAEILNLI; encoded by the exons ATGTTGCTCTTACCATTCTCTGGCTTATCTAGTCAGAAGATGACTTGTAGTATTGCTGATGCTTCAATGGGGTCTTCGATTTCTGGCATTTGCAG GCCTGGTTTTGATTTGAATGGTGATCACACAAGAAAAAAGAAAGGGGAGTTCAGGCTTTTCGCTTTGGCTGATCCTCCTGCTTATACCGAAAAATTTTCGCCTCCCAATTTTTACCAGGag GTACTTAAGGTCGCAAGGGAAAAATTTACACAAGAGATATCTTTCAGGTCCAAGGACAAAGACATCTCACTCGCTAAG GCCTTACTTTATGTTGGTGCTGAAAACGAGGCATTTGTGGCCTATAATCGGGAGATGGATGCCTGTTCTCTCCAAAATGAAAGACGAGGTGCGTCAGGTGCATCTAGTTCTCCAAAGTGGGATACTATTGATGACATGCCTTTGGATGGAAAAACAATATCCCAGTGGTTGGAAGAATTGGATGCAATTGCCAAAGAAGTTCAGGCTGAGCTAGTTTCAAGGGATATAGGTTGTCATTTGGTTGAAGTATTGGAGGCAGTGAACATAGTTCTTTTTGAATCCCGAGGTTTTGAAAGGTCCCCTGTCATAGTGGATTCGAAGTGTTCCTACATGCATACAGTGTTAAGCTCCGGACGTGGAAGTG CAATTATGCTGAGCATTATTTATATTGAGGTTTGTCGAAGACTTAATCTAAATATTGTGGGATCTCGAGTTGGAGAAGAATTTTTGATTTGGCCTCAAACAGGAAATCCTGAG GAGCTTTTTAAGATATCCTCGGGACGGAGCCTGTTTGGGGTTGTTAATGGAAGTTGTGTGGCGGACCCAAGATCTAAGGCCTCAGACCTAAATAGCGATTCTCTTTCAGGGCTTGATATTGCGACAAACAGAGACATCATTGGAATTGCCTTGGCCAATTTGATT AGGCTTCATTGGAAACGCGCTTCGAGAACGAATCATGGATTGATGCTGACATCTCCGCTTAGACGTGTAAATGATACAAATGATAAATTTAACAAAAGTGATAGTTCAAATGTCCCTTTATTGAGGCCTCGGGATTTGAG GTTCAAGATGCTAATATTGCAGGATTGGCTTGAGAAAGCGGAGATTCTAAATCTTATATAG
- the LOC108199423 gene encoding uncharacterized protein LOC108199423 isoform X3: MAGRAIGYVQLARGQFDVIMHQSQAQQVHKELKDTMAQLEAIRHEIRTVSFMNPGQLTTRLVDNLDQTTAANESTESEKVITENVSRTTTPKPDYLQDSGLKASSSFNIHSKATASSSFDIYSKATAYASLAESSALNSGPGTSDISDKSGLLAVLPVSAESAGLLPNRKGTVSGSDLVLEAIVEAEVANNAKEFFAQPQNQLKPE, from the exons ATGGCTGGTCGTGCCATTGGTTATGTTCAATTAGCTCGTGGTCAGTTTGATGTTATAATGCACCAGTCTCAAGCTCAGCAG GTGCATAAAGAACTAAAAGATACAATGGCTCAATTGGAAGCTATACGTCATGAAATTAGAACCGTCTCTTTTATGAATCCTGGTCAATTGACGACAAGACTGGTAGATAATCTTGATCAGACAACCGCAGCAAATG AAAGCACAGAATCAGAAAAAGTAATAACAGAGAACGTATCAAGGACAACTACTCCCAAG CCTGATTATTTGCAGGATTCTGGTTTAAAAGCCTCAAGCTCGTTTAATATCCATAGCAAAGCAACTGCCTCAAGCTCGTTTGATATATACAGCAAAGCAACGGCTTATGCAAGTTTGGCTGAATCCTCTGCTTTAAATTCTGGGCCTGGGACTAGTGATATAAGTGATAAATCTGGTCTTCTTGCCGTCCTTCCTGTATCAGCAGAAAGTGCTGGATTGCTACCAAATCGCAAGG GAACTGTCAGTGGATCTGACCTAGTTTTGGAAGCTATTGTAGAGGCAGAGGTGGCAAACAATGCAAAAGAATTCTTTGCACAACCTCAAAATCAATTGAAACCGGAGTAA
- the LOC108199421 gene encoding uncharacterized protein LOC108199421 isoform X1: MLLLPFSGLSSQKMTCSIADASMGSSISGICRPGFDLNGDHTRKKKGEFRLFALADPPAYTEKFSPPNFYQEVLKVAREKFTQEISFRSKDKDISLAKALLYVGAENEAFVAYNREMDACSLQNERRGASGASSSPKWDTIDDMPLDGKTISQWLEELDAIAKEVQAELVSRDIGCHLVEVLEAVNIVLFESRGFERSPVIVDSKCSYMHTVLSSGRGSAIMLSIIYIEVCRRLNLNIVGSRVGEEFLIWPQTGNPEELFKISSGRSLFGVVNGSCVADPRSKASDLNSDSLSGLDIATNRDIIGIALANLIRLHWKRASRTNHGLMLTSPLRRVNDTNDKFNKSDSSNVPLLRPRDLRLAIMASEKLLILQPHNWALRRDHGMMLYFYRDYEEAVQELSICMAFAPEEEAEVLEPFVEKLHLLRLESSWKSLGHKGRLTVS, encoded by the exons ATGTTGCTCTTACCATTCTCTGGCTTATCTAGTCAGAAGATGACTTGTAGTATTGCTGATGCTTCAATGGGGTCTTCGATTTCTGGCATTTGCAG GCCTGGTTTTGATTTGAATGGTGATCACACAAGAAAAAAGAAAGGGGAGTTCAGGCTTTTCGCTTTGGCTGATCCTCCTGCTTATACCGAAAAATTTTCGCCTCCCAATTTTTACCAGGag GTACTTAAGGTCGCAAGGGAAAAATTTACACAAGAGATATCTTTCAGGTCCAAGGACAAAGACATCTCACTCGCTAAG GCCTTACTTTATGTTGGTGCTGAAAACGAGGCATTTGTGGCCTATAATCGGGAGATGGATGCCTGTTCTCTCCAAAATGAAAGACGAGGTGCGTCAGGTGCATCTAGTTCTCCAAAGTGGGATACTATTGATGACATGCCTTTGGATGGAAAAACAATATCCCAGTGGTTGGAAGAATTGGATGCAATTGCCAAAGAAGTTCAGGCTGAGCTAGTTTCAAGGGATATAGGTTGTCATTTGGTTGAAGTATTGGAGGCAGTGAACATAGTTCTTTTTGAATCCCGAGGTTTTGAAAGGTCCCCTGTCATAGTGGATTCGAAGTGTTCCTACATGCATACAGTGTTAAGCTCCGGACGTGGAAGTG CAATTATGCTGAGCATTATTTATATTGAGGTTTGTCGAAGACTTAATCTAAATATTGTGGGATCTCGAGTTGGAGAAGAATTTTTGATTTGGCCTCAAACAGGAAATCCTGAG GAGCTTTTTAAGATATCCTCGGGACGGAGCCTGTTTGGGGTTGTTAATGGAAGTTGTGTGGCGGACCCAAGATCTAAGGCCTCAGACCTAAATAGCGATTCTCTTTCAGGGCTTGATATTGCGACAAACAGAGACATCATTGGAATTGCCTTGGCCAATTTGATT AGGCTTCATTGGAAACGCGCTTCGAGAACGAATCATGGATTGATGCTGACATCTCCGCTTAGACGTGTAAATGATACAAATGATAAATTTAACAAAAGTGATAGTTCAAATGTCCCTTTATTGAGGCCTCGGGATTTGAG GCTGGCTATCATGGCTTCAGAGAAATTGCTTATCCTGCAGCCACATAACTGGGCTTTAAGGAGAGACCATGGCATGATGTTGTATTTTTATAG GGACTATGAGGAGGCGGTTCAAGAACTTAGCATCTGCATGGCCTTTGCCCCAGAGGAAGAAGCAGAAGTGCTTGAACCTTTCGTAGAGAAATTGCATTTGTTGCGGCTTGAATCATCATGGAAATCTTTGGGGCATAAAGGTCGGTTAACAGTTTCTTGA
- the LOC108199423 gene encoding uncharacterized protein LOC108199423 isoform X1 produces MLGVSYGQLLLLIGAVVAFTGPKDFPRVSRLAGRMAGRAIGYVQLARGQFDVIMHQSQAQQVHKELKDTMAQLEAIRHEIRTVSFMNPGQLTTRLVDNLDQTTAANESTESEKVITENVSRTTTPKPDYLQDSGLKASSSFNIHSKATASSSFDIYSKATAYASLAESSALNSGPGTSDISDKSGLLAVLPVSAESAGLLPNRKGTVSGSDLVLEAIVEAEVANNAKEFFAQPQNQLKPE; encoded by the exons GCCCAAAGGACTTCCCCCGTGTATCGAGATTAGCAGGGAGGATGGCTGGTCGTGCCATTGGTTATGTTCAATTAGCTCGTGGTCAGTTTGATGTTATAATGCACCAGTCTCAAGCTCAGCAG GTGCATAAAGAACTAAAAGATACAATGGCTCAATTGGAAGCTATACGTCATGAAATTAGAACCGTCTCTTTTATGAATCCTGGTCAATTGACGACAAGACTGGTAGATAATCTTGATCAGACAACCGCAGCAAATG AAAGCACAGAATCAGAAAAAGTAATAACAGAGAACGTATCAAGGACAACTACTCCCAAG CCTGATTATTTGCAGGATTCTGGTTTAAAAGCCTCAAGCTCGTTTAATATCCATAGCAAAGCAACTGCCTCAAGCTCGTTTGATATATACAGCAAAGCAACGGCTTATGCAAGTTTGGCTGAATCCTCTGCTTTAAATTCTGGGCCTGGGACTAGTGATATAAGTGATAAATCTGGTCTTCTTGCCGTCCTTCCTGTATCAGCAGAAAGTGCTGGATTGCTACCAAATCGCAAGG GAACTGTCAGTGGATCTGACCTAGTTTTGGAAGCTATTGTAGAGGCAGAGGTGGCAAACAATGCAAAAGAATTCTTTGCACAACCTCAAAATCAATTGAAACCGGAGTAA